Proteins from one Triticum aestivum cultivar Chinese Spring chromosome 7A, IWGSC CS RefSeq v2.1, whole genome shotgun sequence genomic window:
- the LOC123154202 gene encoding extensin translates to MAPRAATVLLCTALICLSATHSLAQAPAPAGNAPPKSPNATPAPAAAAATPTASPAPPAADASAPPTTTPSAPAPKSSQATPAPTTTPATPAPVKAPAAPAPTNTPATQAPVKAPAAPAPTNTPATQAPVKAPATPAPTATPTPTTPAPVKAPATPAPTATPTTPAPVKAPATPAPTTTPTTQAPVKAPAAPAPTTTPAAPAPVLKAPATPAPAAAPPTTPVATTAPVKAPATPAPAAAPITAPVTPAPVTAPAAAPPTPKPKAKAPAAAPPAKATAPAPAALPPTVEAPAAAAPTLIPEVPSAAPAPLTKPTDAPAPAPSKKKRSSKKKTKAPAPAPVAAAPVKAKAVAPTTAEAAAAPGPSGDSTAADTASAPARSTGMAAAVIVAALGAAAMLT, encoded by the exons ATGGCGCCACGGGCTGCCACCGTCCTGCTCTGCACCGCGCTAATCTGCCTCTCGGCGACGCACTCCCTCGCGCAGGCGCCCGCCCCGGCCGGCAACGCCCCGCCCAAGTCGCCCAACGCGACGCCGGCCCCCGCGGCGGCCGCGGCCACGCCCACTGCCTCCCCCGCCCCGCCCGCCGCCGACGCGTCCGCGCCACCCACTACCACCCCGTCTGCACCCGCGCCCAAGTCTTCCCAGGCCACCCCCGCGCCGACCACCACTCCCGCCACACCGGCGCCGGTGAAGGCCCCGGCCGCTCCCGCGCCGACCAACACTCCCGCCACACAGGCGCCGGTCAAGGCCCCGGCCGCCCCCGCGCCGACCAACACTCCCGCCACGCAGGCTCCGGTCAAGGCCCCGGCCACTCCCGCGCCGACCGCCACTCCCACTCCCACCACGCCGGCACCAGTGAAGGCCCCAGCCACCCCCGCGCCGACCGCCACTCCCACCACGCCGGCGCCAGTCAAGGCCCCGGCTACTCCAGCGCCGACCACCACTCCCACAACACAGGCACCGGTGAAGGCCCCGGCCGCTCCCGCGCCGACCACCACCCCCGCCGCACCAGCGCCGGTCCTCAAGGCACCCGCCACCCCGGCTCCCGCTGCcgcgccgcccaccactccagtagCCACCACCGCGCCGGTCAAGGCCCCAGCCACCCCTGCGCCCGCGGCCGCGCCGATCACCGCTCCAGTCACTCCCGCCCCCGTCACTGCCCCCGCCGCGGCTCCTCCCACTCCCAAGCCCAAGGCCAAAGCCCCCGCGGCCGCACCACCCGCCAAGGCCACCGCCCCCGCTCCAGCAGCGCTCCCTCCCACCGTCGAGGCACCCGCAGCCGCCGCGCCAACACTCATCCCCGAGGTGCCTTCCGCCGCGCCAGCCCCATTGACCAAGCCCACCGACGCCCCCGCGCCGGCGCCGTCCAAGAAGAAGCGCTCGTCCAAGAAGAAGACGAAGGCGCCCGCGCCCGCCCCGGTCGCCGCGGCCCCCGTGAAAGCCAAGGCCGTGGCGCCTACCACCGCCGAGGCCGCCGCGGCTCCCGGGCCCAGCGgcgactccaccgccgccgacaccgCG AGTGCCCCGGCGAGGAGCACCGGGATGGCGGCCGCCGTGATCGTGGCGGCGCTCGGCGCGGCGGCGATGCTCACCTAG